The proteins below come from a single Aspergillus oryzae RIB40 DNA, chromosome 5 genomic window:
- the rrp36 gene encoding putative pre-rRNA processing protein (uncharacterized conserved protein) has product MAISDLLNRRVRALPEEDEEIYSEESAFEEKSDDRRSGESDSDSDDLDDEALEETDDNSEHDGPVGLEDDEDSEDGEDNDNGEDDVQASLSSISFGALAKAQASLGPKGKRNAKTAKPTEESPQTTSPLDDIRARIREAREQKRQESGKSKDSAKPARTSKHAPMVQSSKRAVSRKRTVVEPPSVPKSRDPRFDPTVLSHGGRHNAESARKAYSFLDDYRSSELKELKAKFAKTKNAEEKEALKREIRSTSDRLRAMENRRREEEVLAEHKKREKQLIREGKKSNPYFLKKSDLKKQVMLKKYENMNSKERTKALERRRKKIASKERKEMPMERRLGSEGNDDGGRKRRRMA; this is encoded by the exons ATGGCGATCTCAGATCTCCTCAACCGTCGCGTGCGAGCTTTGccggaggaagacgaagaaatcTATTCAGAAGAATCAGcatttgaagaaaaaagcgaTGACAGACGCTCAGGTGAATCCGATTCAGATTCAGACGATCTTGATGACGAAGCATTGGAGGAGACCGATGACAAC TCTGAACACGACGGGCCCGTTGGCTtagaagacgacgaagatagtgaagatggtgaagacaatgataatgGAGAGGACGATGTCCAAGCTTCCCTTAGTAGCATATCCTTTGGAGCCCTCGCTAAAGCGCAAGCGTCACTCGGTCCGAAAGGCAAGCGCAATGCAAAAACCGCCAAACCTACAGAGGAGTCCCCGCAGACTACATCACCGCTAGACGACATCAGAGCGCGAATCCGCGAGGCACGGGAGCAAAAACGTCAAGAATCCGGAAAATCCAAGGACTCGGCAAAACCTGCAAGGACTTCAAAACATGCCCCCATGGTTCAGTCATCTAAACGCGCCGTTTCACGCAAGCGCACTGTTGTCGAACCTCCATCGGTACCCAAATCGCGAGACCCACGATTTGATCCGACGGTGCTCAGTCATGGTGGTCGCCATAATGCTGAATCGGCCAGGAAGGCATACTCGTTCCTAGACGACTATCGTTCTTCAGAGCTGAAAGAGCTAAAGGCCAAGTTCGCCAAAACAAAGAAcgccgaggagaaggaagcttTGAAGCGTGAGATTCGGTCCACGTCGGATCGTCTCCGTGCAATGGAGAATAGGAGGCGGGAAGAGGAGGTACTGGCAGAGCATAAGAAACGAGAGAAACAGCTCATCCgcgaaggaaaaaagagcaaCCCATACTTTTTGAAGAAGTCCGACCTCAAGAAGCAAGTAATGCTCAAGAAATACGAGAATATGAATTCGAAGGAACGCACGAAGGCCCTAGAACGGAGACGGAAGAAGATTGCctccaaggaaaggaaagagatgcCCATGGAACGCAGATTAGGCAGTGAGGGCAACGATGACGGTGGCAGGAAACGGCGGCGGATGGCGTGA
- the kae1 gene encoding O-sialoglycoprotein endopeptidase (predicted metalloprotease with chaperone activity (RNAse H/HSP70 fold)), whose protein sequence is MIAIGLEGSANKLGVGIMLHPDNGNPPQVLANIRHTYVSPPGEGFLPKDTARHHRAWVVKLVKKALKEAHVSVQDVDCICFTKGPGMGAPLQSVAVAARMLSLLWGKELVGVNHCVGHIEMGRLITGSTNPVVLYVSGGNTQVIAYSSQRYRIFGETLDIAVGNCLDRFARTLHISNDPAPGYNIEQLAKKGKQLVDLPYTVKGMDCSFSGILAAVDGLATTYGLGGEGKDDETDTPIPDADGNGKPTRADLCFSLQETIFSMLVETTERAMAHVGSKEVLIVGGVGCNERLQEMMGIMARDRGGSVHATDERFCIDNGIMIAQAGLLAYSTGFRTPLKDSTCTQRFRTDDVFVKWRD, encoded by the exons aTGATCGCTATCGGCCTGGAGGGCTCCGCCAACAAGCTTGGTGTGGGCATCATGTTGCACCCCGATAATGGCAACCCCCCGCAGGTACTCGCGAACATCCGTCACACCTATGTCTCTCCCCCAGGTGAAGGTTTTCTTCCTAAAGACACTGCTAGGCACCATCGCGCATGGGTGGTAAAGCTGGTGAAAAAAGCACTCAAGGAAGCTCATGTGTCCGTCCAAGATGTGGATTGTATTTGTTTCACCAAGGGCCCTGGTATGGGAGCTCCCCTCCAGAGCGTTGCAGTTGCGGCACGGATGTTGAGCCTACTATGGGGCAAAGAGTTGGTCGGTGTAAATCACTGTGTCGGAC ATATTGAGATGGGCAGGCTCATTACAGGCTCTACCAATCCAGTTGTACTCTATGTTTCTGGAGGAAACACACAAGTAATCGCATATAGCTCACAAAGGTACCGGATTTTCGGCGAGACTCTTGATATTGCGGTGGGTAACTGCTTGGACCGGTTCGCGCGAACGCTACACATTTCCAATGACCCGGCTCCGGGATATAATATTGAACAATTAGCCAAAAAGGGCAAGCAATTAGTTGATCTACCATACACTGTAAAGGGAATGGATTGCTCCTTCTCTGGTATCTTAGCCGCAGTGGATGGCTTGGCCACGACATATGGACTAGGTGGCGAAgggaaggatgatgagacCGACACCCCTATACCTGATGCTGATGGTAATGGAAAACCCACCCGCGCGGACTTGTGCTTCTCACTCCAAGAGActatcttctccatgctTGTTGAAACCACCGAACGCGCAATGGCGCACGTCGGCTCCAAAGAAGTTCTGATtgtcggtggtgttggttgCAATGAGAGGTTACAGGAGATGATGGGGATCATGGCTCGGGATCGCGGAGGTAGCGTCCATGCTACAGACGAAAGATTCTGTATCGATAATGGAATAATGATCGCGCAGGCAGGCTTGCTCGCATACTCGACTGGATTCCGTACGCCATTGAAGGATTCCACATGTACGCAACGGTTCCGAACGGATGATGTGTTTGTAAAGTGGAGGGATTAA
- a CDS encoding enhancer of polycomb-like protein 1 (polycomb enhancer protein, EPC): protein MGRTRPKKLTSKASIPVVREHDIDAIEEEVQNALQQIETGVEKAEESEFHLQAAINASAQGKVNEAHIPTPETVLSSLRYDELYPPIFSQPATYIRFSSTVEDCCGCPYNMTEEDDVFLKIMNEKRDAADRCTEDQFEEVMHFFEETAQTKQPFAAVDNPPVLSFTEIQDAMDAAVEESVKRFAKDVYEHWKSRRTETGNRSLMPSLKFETGQETDDTDPYVCFRRREVRQIRKTRGRDAQSADKLRRLRKELEDARQLVALVRQRELARKEMLAIERQVFLQRSEVKEMKRKLNLKDDDEDLINQKPKKKPTEAPAVQRPVAPQLRMPPKAGTQAAEDLQLLEDVQAEKENEILRDINQNIAKHIKWNEGYVDFTRAPLSPSPERTFQAAFRPAITAQLPTPPSSDSSENMMDTTLDNPSTLSLRDKLAPQTMVMSDDTSRMPSFRRRIGRGGRLFIDRRNLVSRCRVELDPWKADRFKYDQEDSDEELDFERDQFDIHIMQHRAIMMAKARDQAAAAAQAQAQAQRRLQADQTANNPGQTMGSNPGPGAIAPTPET from the exons ATGGGGAGGACGCGCCCTAAAAAGCTCACCTCCAAAGCCTCTATTCCCGTAGTCAGGGAGCATGACATCGATGCtatcgaagaagaggtccAGAATGCCCTACAACAGATTGAAACCGGTGttgagaaggccgaggagtcG GAattccatcttcaagctgCTATAAATGCTAGTGCCCAAGGAAAAGTAAATGAGGCCCATATCCCGACCCCAGAGACCGTTCTCAGTAGTCTTCGATATGACGAGCTCTACCCTCCTATCTTCTCGCAACCTGCGACATATATCCGCTTCTCCTCCACTGTGGAGGACTGTTGCGGATGCCCGTATAACATgaccgaagaggatgacgtATTCCTCAAGATCATGAACGAAAAGCGGGATGCCGCTGACCGGTGCACCGAGGACCAATTCGAAGAAGTTATGCACTTCTTCGAGGAGACGGCACAGACAAAGCAGCCGTTTGCAGCTGTAGATAATCCACCTGTCCTGAGTTTTACCGAAATTCAGGATGCCATGGATGCAGCCGTAGAGGAAAGCGTAAAGCGATTCGCCAAGGACGTATATGAGCATTGGAAGTCAAGGAGGACTGAGACCGGAAACCGGTCACTCATGCCAAGTCTTAAG TTCGAGACTGGGCAAGAAACCGATGACACAGATCCCTATGTCTGTTTCCGTAGACGCGAAGTCCGTCAGATTCGCAAGACTCGGGGCAGAGATGCTCAGAGTGCCGATAAGCTGAGGCGACTGAGGAAAGAGTTGGAGGATGCTCGGCAATTAGTCGCTCTGGTGCGTCAGCGCGAGCTggcgaggaaggagatgctTGCCATTGAACGGCAAGTGTTCTTGCAACGATCCGAAGTTaaggagatgaagaggaaacTCAATCTcaaggatgacgatgaggatctcATCAATCAGAAG CCTAAGAAGAAGCCGACCGAAGCGCCAGCTGTGCAGCGACCGGTGGCTCCTCAGCTCCGGATGCCGCCAAAGGCTGGCACTCAGGCTGCGGAGGActtgcagttgctggaagATGTCcaggcagaaaaagaaaacgaaattCTGCGCGATATCAATCAGAACATCGCCAAGCATATCAAATGGAACGAGGGCTATGTAGACTTCACAAGGGCACCCCTCTCACCATCCCCTGAGAGGACCTTCCAGGCTGCTTTCCGTCCGGCAATCACTGCCCAGTTGCCGACACCACCATCCTCAGATTCATCTGAGAACATGATGGATACGACCTTAGATAACCCAAGCACGCTGTCTCTCCGAGACAAATTAGCACCTCAAACCATGGTGATGAGTGACGATACCAGCAGGATGCCCTCGTTCAGGCGGCGCATCGGGCGTGGTGGTCGTTTGTTCATCGATCGTCGAAATCTTGTTTCGCGTTGTAGAGTGGAGCTTGATCCGTGGAAGGCCGATCGCTTCAAGTATGATCAGGAAGATTCAGACGAAGAGCTCGACTTTGAAAGAGACCAGTTTGACATTCACATCATGCAGCACCGAGCCATCATGATGGCGAAGGCCCGAGACCAAGCCGCGGCTGCAGcccaggctcaggctcaAGCGCAGCGGCGATTGCAAGCTGACCAAACGGCCAACAATCCGGGGCAAACCATGGGATCCAACCCTGGGCCTGGTGCCATTGCCCCCACACCCGAAACTTGA
- a CDS encoding ribosomal lysine N-methyltransferase (predicted protein), with product MSSTIHFHDPANFQSQSDEFISWLSGKPGVKVNPKIRLADLRSRAAGRGVELQELQGSAIVDRIGKEGAEESILEMIAPIVRANPSLFPPVDGLASYDGDAGTQALLNLAHVMGSLIMAYAFDIEKPEDEDDEGDDESGYVTDDEEQLSKGMVPLADLLNADADQNNARLFQEETGLVMKAIKPISAGAEIFNDYGEIPRADLLRRRQALKMPILRTNLWYILSISPIPV from the exons ATGTCTTCCACAATTCATTTTCACGATCCGGCGAATTTCCAGTCTCAGTCAGACGAGTTTATCTCTTGGCTGTCTGGTAAGCCTGGGGTGAAGGTTAACCCTAAGATTCGCCTCGCTGATTTGAGATCCAGAGCGGCGGGCAGAGGTGTCG AGCTTCAGGAGCTTCAGGGCAGCGCAATCGTCGATAGAATTGGCAAGGAAGGTGCAGAAGAATCCATACTGGAAATGATTGCTCCTATTGTGAGAGCCAATCCATCTCTCTTTCCGCCGGTGGATGGTCTAGCATCGTATGATGGCGATGCTGGCACTCAGGCTCTCCTGAACCTCGCTCATGTGATGGGCTCCCTTATCATGGCTTATGCCTTCGATATCGAGAAgcccgaagatgaggatgatgaaggagatgatgaaagcGGATATGtgactgatgatgaggaacAATTGTCCAAGGGTATGGTTCCTCTGGCAGATTTGTTGAACGCCGATGCAGACCAGAATAAC GCTCGTCTTTTCCAAGAAGAGACCGGTCTTGTAATGAAGGCTATCAAGCCTATCAGTGCAGGGGCTGAGATTTTCAATGATTACGGAGAAATCCCCCGTGCGGACCTTCTGAGGAG GCGGCAGGCCTTGAAAATGCCGATACTGAGAACCAACCTGTGGTATATACTCTCAATCTCGCCTATACCTGTTTGA
- a CDS encoding NIF domain protein (TFIIF-interacting CTD phosphatase, including NLI-interacting factor (involved in RNA polymerase II regulation)), whose protein sequence is MPIFPGGPSGMAAFNEQTLQFPFFSPNTPNQQSQSQPSDQPAFAPFNTALPNDISNPLNYFSLMPPPPFMMNFGLQNPAMAGPLLSGFPPLPFDPMAFAAAGSAGGNISDVLGQLPVGASATKDVASPPPKPPSPVKSYIEQSSLPPKLVTPPQPLLVILDLNGTLIYRKHRRFPPVFARRAGLDEFLDNLVRKYKVMIWSSSQPNTVKAVCDRLFPGNKRKALVAEWGRDKFGLTSSQYRAKIQVYKTLETVWSNKAVQASYPSPSQNKRRKATQTGTQLKTRWDQSNTILIDDSKLKALSEPYNILEIPEFTNQHGLDESAIFPKVMQLLDELAKHDDVSKVLYRWNFELPENHGILELDLGVNTKEVDQDHNNSTTGDAHSPPSQQDTPTEPTAVAQARKERRKRRKEQRKARKQEQKLETKTETKTRKIPQKVSSTGQADKATATPTIPAATTTGISAGSTKAMVQPILERSPSPATSSAESENFLLDRLEDSLNVRTD, encoded by the coding sequence ATGCCCATATTTCCTGGAGGTCCTAGTGGGATGGCTGCCTTCAATGAACAGACACTTCAATTtccgttcttttctccaaatACCCCGAATCAGCAGTCACAATCGCAGCCTTCCGATCAACCTGCGTTCGCACCGTTTAACACTGCTTTGCCCAATGACATAAGTAATCCTCTGAATTACTTCTCCCTCATGCCTCCACCTCCTTTCATGATGAACTTTGGTCTACAAAATCCGGCGATGGCAGGACCCCTCTTAAGTGGCTTTCCGCCCTTGCCCTTTGATCCAATGGCttttgcagcagctggtTCTGCTGGCGGCAACATCTCAGATGTGCTTGGTCAGCTACCTGTCGGAGCATCGGCAACAAAGGATGTAGCTTCGCCGCCACCTAAACCTCCATCCCCTGTCAAATCATACATTGAGCAGTCGTCTTTACCGCCCAAGTTGGTCACTCCTCCACAGCCGCTGTTGGTCATCTTGGACTTAAATGGCACGCTGATCTACCGCAAGCACCGGCGGTTTCCTCCTGTGTTTGCCAGAAGGGCAGGATTGGACGAATTTTTAGATAATTTGGTGAGAAAATACAAGGTCATGATCTGGTCCAGTTCCCAGCCGAACACGGTGAAAGCGGTTTGCGACAGGCTCTTCCCAGGCAATAAAAGAAAGGCTCTCGTGGCAGAATGGGGTCGTGACAAGTTTGGTCTCACGTCATCACAATACCGGGCTAAAATTCAAGTCTACAAAACATTAGAGACGGTATGGAGCAATAAGGCGGTTCAAGCGTCATATCCATCACCTTCTCAGAATAAACGCCGTAAAGCCACGCAGACTGGCACGCAGTTGAAAACCCGATGGGATCAGTCCAACACCATCCTGATTGATGACAGTAAACTCAAGGCTCTCAGTGAACCATACAACATACTCGAGATCCCAGAGTTTACCAACCAGCACGGTCTCGATGAGTCCGCAATATTTCCAAAGGTCATGCAACTCCTGGACGAACTAGCAAAACATGACGATGTCAGCAAAGTCCTCTATCGGTGGAATTTCGAGTTACCCGAAAATCACGGCATTCTTGAGCTTGACCTCGGCGTTAATACCAAGGAGGTCGACCAGGATcacaacaacagcaccaccggTGACGCCCACTCTCCACCTTCCCAACAAGATACTCCAACCGAGCCGACAGCCGTGGCGCAAGCCCGCAAAGAAAGGCGGAAAAGGCGAAAGGAGCAACGCAAGGCCCGCAAACAAGAGCAAAAGCTAGAGACAAAAACGGAAACGAAAACTCGCAAGATACCACAAAAGGTCTCATCAACAGGTCAAGCAGACAAAGCTACAGCTACCCCCACTATCCCAGCGGCAACGACTACTGGTATCTCTGCTGGATCTACAAAGGCCATGGTGCAACCGATCCTTGAACGTTCACCATCACCCGCCACTTCATCTGCCGAATCCGAGAACTTCCTTCTAGATCGATTAGAGGATTCTTTGAACGTTAGAACTGACTGA
- the cnaB gene encoding calcineurin regulatory subunit B (Ca2+/calmodulin-dependent protein phosphatase (calcineurin subunit B), EF-Hand superfamily protein) → MSLTRQSHRTVDRDEVERLRKRFMKLDKDSSGTIDRDEFLSLPQVSSNPLATRMIAIFDEDGGGDVDFQEFVSGLSAFSSKGNKEEKLRFAFKVYDIDRDGYISNGELFIVLKMMVGNNLKDVQLQQIVDKTIMEADKDQDGKISFEEFTDMVENTDVSLSMTLSQI, encoded by the exons ATGTCACTGACGCGTCAATCTCACCGAACAGTCGACAGAGATGAGGTTGAGCGACTCCGCAAGCGATTCATGAAACTGGATAAG GACAGCTCGGGTACAATTGATCGCGATGaattcctttcccttccgcaAGTGTCATCCAACCCGCTGGCAACGAG AATGATCGCAatcttcgatgaagatggtggCGGTGACGTCGACTTCCAAGAATTCGTTTCAGGtctctcggccttctcgtcTAAGGgtaacaaggaagaaaagcttcGCTTCGCATTCAAGGTCTACGATATCGATCGCGACGGTTACATCTCTAACGGAGAACTGTTCATCGTATTAAAGATGATGGTTGGCAACAACCTGAAAGAcgtgcagctgcagcagatcgTCGATAAGACCATCATGGAGGCGGACAAGGATCAGGATGGAAAGATCAGCTTCGAGGAGTTTACGGATATGGTGGAGAATACGGATGTCAGTTTGAGTATGACGCTAA GCCAGATTTAA
- a CDS encoding mitochondrial 37S ribosomal protein uS9m (mitochondrial/chloroplast ribosomal protein S9), protein MALQSPNCIVHAMQSVRRTVQLRSFLHTPKISLRSNVPPILSQQRKNARGYATEVQAAPEIEFEKFYTQPARIVPASPAYFSGSPKFIDHLLNLETILAKWASLPTVAPSEAPRMAWFKLAQFRDFVGEPVPTKKYKNLIKILQRLNRIDPKIMPIEVRDTLKTFLRPGNPYGNKPAPATVDEMGRARGRGKRKTSSAVVHLVEGEGDVMVNGKTLVEAFPRLHDRESATWPLRCTSRLDKYNVWATARGGGVTGQAEAITLALARALLVHEPGLKPVLRKAGVITVDARRVERKKPGHVKARKMPTWVKR, encoded by the exons ATGGCCTTGCAGAGTCCCAATTGCATCGTACACGCGATGCAATCCGTCCGTCGGACAGTTCAATTGCGGTCTTTCCTCCATACTCCAAAGATCTCCCTTCGTTCTAATGTTCCCCCGATTCTTTCACAACAGCGAAAAAATGCTCGTGGATATGCGACTGAGGTGCAAGCGGCACCCGAGATCGAGTTTGAGAAGTTCTATACCCAACCCGCCCGGATTGTTCCTGCATCACCCGCCTACTTCTCCGGCAGCCCCAAATTCATCGACCACCTGCTGAACCTGGAGACTATCCTAGCAAAATGGGCTTCATTACCGACGGTTGCTCCCAGTGAGGCTCCTCGCATGGCCTGGTTCAAGTTGGCACAATTCCGCGACTTTGTCGGCGAGCCTGTGCCGACCAAGAAATATAAGAACCTTATCAAAATCTTACAACGACTAAATAGAATAGACCCGAAGATCATGCCCATCGAAGTGCGCGATACACTGAAAACTTTCCTTCGTCCGGGAAATCCTTATGGGAACAAGCCGGCACCAGCGACGGTGGATGAGATGGGTCGGGCCCGTGGTAGAGGGAAGCGAAAGACATCCTCGGCGGTGGTCCATCTGGttgaaggagagggagacgTGATGGTCAACGGAAAGACCCTAGTTGAAGCGTTCCCTCGGCTACATGATCGAGAGAGTGCTACATGGCCTTTGAGATGTACATCGAGGTTGGACAAATACAACGTGTGGGCTACTGCCCGCGGAGGAGGAGTTACTGGACAAGCAGAGGCCATTACGTTGGCCTTGGCACGAGCCTTGTTGGTCCACGAGCCTGGACTGAAGCCTGTTTTGCGTAAAG CCGGTGTTATCACGGTGGATGCGCGTCgtgtggagagaaagaagcctGGTCATGTCAAGGCCCGCAAGATGCCCACCTGGGTCAAGAGGTGA
- a CDS encoding elongation factor 1 gamma domain-containing protein (glutathione S-transferase), with the protein MAFGKIYGQPNNGRTIAALVAAKANDVELELVQTEANANAEFNKSAEYTRISPLGKVPAFEGANGYTLSEAIAIAVYVTSQNEKTTLLGKTKQDYASILRWLSFVNAEVLPHFGAWYRPLLGLDGYNKKNVEEASKVALKNISVLEKHLTANTFLVGERITLADIFAASLLTRAFATVLDKKFRSENPAVSRWFQTIVNQPYFKAVVENPVLVDEIIKYTPPKKEEKPKKEAAPAAAAEPKPEGEQKKPKHPLEALGKPDFILDDLKRTYSNEDTRPVALPWFWQNYKAEEYSLWKVDYKYNDELKLTFMANNLIGGFHARLEASRKYLFGAQSVYGTNYNCVIRGVFLVRGQEFKPAFDVAPDWESYDFVKLDPSKEEDRKYVDDMWAWDVPVTVDGKEYPWADGHVFK; encoded by the exons ATGGCCTTCGGAAAGATTTACGGTCAGCCT AACAACGGTCGCACCATCGCTGCCCTCGTCGCGGCTAAGGCCAACGACGTTGAGCTCGAGCTGGTCCAGACTGAGGCTAACGCCAACGCCGAGTTCAACAAGTCTGCTGAGTACACCAGGATCAGCCCTCTCGGCAAGGTCCCTGCTTTCGAGGGTGCCAATGGTTACACTCTCTCCGAGGCTATTGCCATTGCTGTCTACG TGACCTCCCAGAATGAGAAGACCACCCTCTTGGGTAAGACCAAGCAGGACTACGCTTCCATCCTCCGCTGGTTGTCCTTTGTCAACGCTGAGGTTCTCCCCCATTTCGGCGCTTGGTACCGTCCcctcttgggcttggatggctacaacaagaagaacgtTGAGGAAGCTTCCAAGGTTGCCCTGAAGAACATCTCCGTTTTGGAGAAGCACCTCACTGCCAACACCTTCCTCGTTGGCGAGCGTATCACCTTGGCTGATATTTTCGCCGCTTCTCTCCTCACCCGTGCCTTCGCTACCGTGTTGGACAAGAAGTTCCGCTCTGAGAACCCTGCTGTCTCTCGTTGGTTCCAGACCATTGTCAACCAGCCTTACTTCAaggctgttgttgagaaCCCAGTTCTTGTTGACGAGATCATCAAGTACACCCCTCCtaagaaggaggagaagcccaagaaggaggctgctcctgccgctgctgccgagCCCAAGCCTGAGggtgagcagaagaagcccaAGCACCCCCTTGAGGCTCTTGGCAAGCCTgatttcatccttgatgaCCTTAAGCGTACCTACTCCAACGAGGACACCCGTCCCGTTGCTCTCCCTTGGTTCTGGCAGAACTACAAGGCCGAGGAGTACTCCCTGTGGAAGGTTGACTACAAGTACAATGACGAGCTCAAGCTCACCTTCATGGCCAACAACCTGATCGGTGGTTTCCATGCTCGTCTTGAGGCTTCCCGCAAGTACCTGTTCGGTGCTCAGTCTGTCTACGGTACCAACTACAACTGTGTCATCCGCGGTGTCTTCCTGGTCCGTGGTCAGGAGTTCAAGCCTGCCTTCGATGTCGCCCCCGACTGGGAGAGCTATGACTTCGTGAAGCTTGACCCCTCTAAGGAGGAGGACCGCAAGTACGTCGATGACATGTGGGCTTGGGATGTCCCTGTCACTGTCGACGGCAAGGAGTACCCCTGGGCTGACGGCCACGTCTTCAAATAA
- a CDS encoding uncharacterized protein (predicted protein): MDNLGKELIQLCDRVEQFGLVDYQMGIWEEEILGVLGQCLDLYESLPEVLRAHMSTAIAGARSLTLGDTCMLRSFVGLFDVASSSLSLPLLAESGCMRFLRFTPLFVSPGGNLEFPIAGDPSDRDAPAPPFMP, encoded by the exons ATGGACAATTTAGGGAAGGAACTGATCCAGCTGTGTGATCGCGTGGAACAGTTTGGCTTAGTGGACTATCAGATGGGAAtctgggaagaggagatccTTGGTG TCTTGGGTCAATGCCTTGATCTCTACGAAAGCCTACCGGAGGTGCTCCGCGCCCACATGAGCACCGCTATTGCTGGGGCTCGATC ATTGACTTTGGGTGATACATGCATGCTCCGGTCCTTTGTCGGTCTCTTCGACGTCGCGTcatcttccctttcccttcctttaTTGGCGGAATCAGGGTGTATGCGATTCCTGAGGTTCACGCCACTATTTGTTTCACCTGGGGGTAATTTGGAATTCCCAATCGCTGGCGATCCATCTGATCGCGATGCCCCAGCCCCACCATTCATGCCCTGA